Part of the Aptenodytes patagonicus chromosome 2, bAptPat1.pri.cur, whole genome shotgun sequence genome, CCATTGCACCCTGGCGTGACTCCATGGACACTGATTATTCCCCTGACTCCAACGGAGTCACTCCAGATACACAGTGTTGTCTCTCACAGTAGGACTTGCAATAAGAAACTCAGTAACTGTTCGTGAAAAATACCACATAGATTCTTTATGGTCTATCTGAAAATCAGCAGTTAAAAGTGTAGATATAGTTAGCAAAAttccatgggggaaaaaaatcacctagtTATACAACACCATTCTTTcctatatttattttgttttaaatctactCTTTAAGTaacaaaatagctttaaaatgtttaactGTTTTTTAACAAAGGAAACTGTCAGCAAAGAAGATTCCCCTAATTCtaccagaaagaaaatatgcTTTCCTGGCTGGCACATTATTATTACAAGATTTAACAAAACTGTAATCACATTTTTTATTTGGGCATATGCTTTAAGTGCAGCTTAACAACCAAAACTGCACAATTACCGTTACTGAAATTTTAGCCAGATTACCCAGCTTTCACATCCTCAGGCACTGAAAAATACGgtaacttaaaaattaaatgtggTGTGTTTCAGAAGTGACACGTTTTAGAGCAAAGCTGTTTAACATTTGTGCATGTTCTTAAAATTATTCAGGTAGAAATGTGGAAGATATTAAATTTAAGACTATTGGTGATACTTTTGGCTTTTTAGATACCTCTCATGGATACCTCAAATCTATCTCTTGGACTTTCAAGAGTCTGTGGATGTCAGGTTGAAATTATTGCAGTAAAAGTTATATACTGCACTGTCACTGTCTCTTTGACCCTCTTGGTAACTTCCTGAGTGAGCTATATGGTTTATTTGAAGCATTCAAAGTAAGATATGTGTTGTGACCTAAATCGgtttaaaaaaagaggacaaagacGATAGCTGTGGCTGATGACACGCAGGCAGCAGGGGCAATACTGGCTTAGGCTCTTCCTGCAGTGCTGTTTCTCAATTCACCTTCCCTCTGAGCTGCACTAGCGGTCAGATCCAGCAGCTGatctgatttggaaaaaaaaaaaaaaaggtatatgtgtgtgtatgtgtatttgtatgtgtatgtgtTCGGCAGGGTGTTTCTTAACCCTTACCAGTTTTCTACTGCCATGAAGTGCAGCTCCACAAAACATTGCATCTGCTCAGGCGAAGGTAGTGCGTTAAAAGACGGAGCAGGGAACCAGTGGCTGAGACCCAGGGACTGGGAACTCCGCAAGGCAGAGCTGACACTCAGTCTCTTCCATCATCAAACCATAGACTCGGGGCCGCTGcttcattgattttaatgggtTTCAGTTTGCACAAGCATGTGAGGACTTTGCCATTGGGTGAGAGAGGGTAGGGTGTTTACAGATCACAGCGAGAACAATCGCCTTCTGTTCCCTACACTGCACATGAGTTCCACAGATATGTTTCCAAGATAAAGTCCAAATTGTTTGTTGGAAGAAACCCAAACGCCGATACTAACTTTGAGCCTCCACAGATTAAAGGCCAACTGGCAACCCTTTTACTCCAGATCTGATTTGGAGCTAATGATTCAGACTCAATGTACTTTCACTCTTTAGAGTCTAGTGTCTTAAATTACTTTGGAGAATATGCTGTGTTTGCAGTTATTAAGAGGGCATTGTTTCTATGGgtatctgaaagagaaaaattagagCCACTTCCCCGAGAGATGAAAAACTGATAACTTGTCAGGCAGCTGATCCATCTTTTTCTTATACACAGGTTGAAGATTTTTTGAGGAAAATACCTCcactcatttttacttttcatgaGGATCAAGGAAAAGACGTCCGGTTTAATGAAAAGCCTGAGAAAGAGGATGCCCAGCTAGTAAAAATGGAAGATTTATTTACCCAGCTATTATCAGACATGGGCTCAATATTTGACAgaagtgtcatttttttcaaGCAGATGCAAAAAGAATTTGACCAGTCTTTTCAGACGTTTTTCATGTCTGATCTGGACTTGAATGAGTCCCCCAGCATGCCAGCTTTACCTGAGGACACCACCAGAAACAACAGCTCACAGAAAGGCTGGGGCATACCTGGCTTCTTACAGATAGTTTTTGATTTCAGTAAGATGGTGTTTGAAGGTGTCAGTGAGGTGATTACCGAAGTATTTGATGAATACAGAGATAATAAAAGAAATGTGCCAGAACAAGCCAAAGGCAAgtgttagaaaatgaaaatcaactGCACTGCCAATGACATCAAACCCCTCGGGATTGCTAAACTATGGTTAATGATTCAGTTTGAGGTATGTTAGTGTGAGATACGGTATGGAAGCTCTGGAGGCTTGGTTAAACAGGCGTGGGTCAAGGATAACTTTATCGCTTAAATTAAAAGGTACAAATCACCTAGAAATCTCGAAGAAATGTCACAGGGGACTTACGTGTCCTACTCAGCCCAACTTTCATGGCAATTTTCAAAGCGTTTGCAGGAGTTCCTCAGGAGCGCTTGAATTCATGACGGATGCAGGTTTTCATAAGGCTGACTGACAGGTCTGATCTCAGCATTGTCAGGATATGATATGTATCATATCATATTGACATATCACCAATTCTAAAAAATTAGCGTAATTCTCTGACATATCAAGGCATACCCCCGCCCTTGTCAAAAGACATTAAGGTCTGCCAGACAGCTGCAAGCCCTGTTCTAGGCTTCGTGTAGGCAATGTGCCAGTCAAACACAGACCAGCCATCAGGTTTCCCAGGGACCAGAAAAATTCTGGGCATAACATTGGTTTCAGGTGATAACTCTCAATAGAGGAAACAACCCTTGGTCGACTTTTAGAATACAAATAAGCCTTATCCTTTGTATCTTACTAATGTAAATAGAAAAACAAGCATCACTCAAATACATGCTGGTGCCTATGTATAAGGAGATCACAGTAAGGACATGCCATAACTCTGAGTGGGAGGTGACATAACCACTATATGGTCATCAGGAAATATAAAGTTAAGTGATTctacaacagctttttttttcatttttcctgtatcATGACCCATGTTACCTCAGAAATAAGCTTTGGTACTGTGCTCTCATCTAGGTGTAAGTGATTATAAAACATCTTGACTTCTAAGGGTCAAAAAGATCTTATCAGAACTCGCATGTTTTAGAAATAACATGTAATAATATTAGCAATTGTTTGGCTATTAGTGGGGAATACACAATTACTATGCCTTTGTAAGGGAATATACTATAGTGGCATGAATTCcttgaaagaaaacatgatttgTATCTTCTCCTGACTtctactttttaatgttttattccttttttttttttggagggggggattTATGCCAGATATTTTGGATTAAGGGCAAGAAATTATATTCTAGCACACAGAGTAGGTAACAAACGTATATTTATCAAGACCCTAAGCTTAATGGCAATCTAAAAATACTGTGACTTCATTCTAGATGCTGACAGAAGTGGCATGTTCTCAAAAATTGTGTCAGGGCACCGGAGGCCTCTGTGCCGGGAGCTTTGGGAGAACTCCTCTGGATGCCTGCAGTTTCATGAGAGATGTCAGAAATGTCAAGGCAATCTTTTGCATGGTAAATAGCTATTTTCcgatttttttctgtaatgcgTTGATCACTGGTTTGTAGATTTTGAGGCTGTCGTTTTTCTGCTATGCTGTTTCCATATTTTGGAATTAACATTCAGTCACTGAGTTTTTACTGTAACTACGGATCCAAACACTGTTCCTCATTCCAGATGATTTCCATTACCCTTCCCCACTGTCTCCACAGAGTGTCAGTATAACTCAGTTGTTAACATACCGCTGGAGGTCCAAAGATAAGTTCTACACTCCATAACAAAATACCTATACATTTTGTTAAGAGTTGCCACCCTGCAGAGAAGCAAGAGGTCAGGCAGTAATCGATCCTGCCTGGGtgcagaagtgctgagcagaAAGTGAGGAGAAGCTCAAACTCCTGACACTCGCTTCTGCAGACAACCAGACGTAAGTCAGGTGGCACTCAGCTCCTCACAAGGAAAGCAAGCGCTGAAGAGCCTGCAATTACTCTTTGTCGAACCATGTCAGCAAACAGGACTGACATGAAGGACAAAAAGGGGACTGCTTGTCGGTACGAAAGGAGATGGCAAAGCTCTGGCATGCACTCTCCATGGGCACCTGGAAAAAATTCAGACTGCATCACCTAGAACTGCTCTCGGGACTCCCGCTGCAGCATAATACATCTGTGTTTCCAGAATTATTTAGGTCTTAAAAGCCACAGAATATGCTTAAACCCAAATGTCTTCAGAATATCTCCAGTGCGGCAAATATTAATGATCCAATgacacattttgaaaagaatatcGGACCACCTCCAtctcactaaaaatatttttgtctacAACTGTGTATTACAGAGACAAATTTGTATCTGTGGTTACTGTACTGTCAGCCTGAAGGTGTCCCTTGACAGTCCTATTTGACAGAGAATAAACCGAATTTTTCCATAGTAATTTTTGTATAGGTTTAATATCATGTTCttgtttaaaatctgtattttagtaaagaaaaaaacagcaatcTTCAGTTCTGAATTCATGGCAGATGATACTAGTCAGATACTAATGTCTAGCTATTGTTAGATAAATATTAGGCCTTAACACTCAACAGGAATACTAACATACGTTACGGGCTTTTTTTGTAATAACCTATATACTTGGAAGGATTGATAATGGAAtatgagcaattaaaaaaaaagataacgtATAAGGAGTTTATCAAGTTGCTATATGTAAAATCTACCAGTTCTTGTTTAGCATAACAGAAAATCCATTGCCATGAAGTATGATATAAACCTTAAAGTACTTGGTAAATCATCATAATACAGCAAATGGGATAATTAATCCATTTAGTCATTATGAGCCTACACTAAATCTATCAAAATAGGTCAGCAAGAATTACTCTTCTTTTTAGCATTATTTAAACACCAACCCAAACCATGCCCCCTTGCTAGACTTTTTTAGTTTTCTATACTTCAGATAGAAAAGACGAAGTACAAGACATACTGCTTTCCTTTAAGCTTCATGCTGGCTGTCTTTTCTAACAGATTGCCCAAACGTTCCCGAACTGCACATCAAGTTTGATGAAGCCTTTAAACTGGTTAATCTCTCGGGGGAGCAGTATGAGCAGATTCTCCAGGTGGTTCAGCGTCATACAGAAGACACTTACTACTTGttgaacaaaatgaaagaaagatttgGGTGGGTGTCTGAGTTATCCAATATGACCATCGgaccagaaaacattttcaatataGTTAAGGTAAGGGTTATCTTCCGAAGGGATCTATTGCACAGTGCTGTCTTTGACCTAAGCTTTGCTCATACTTACGCTCTTGGGGATTGTGGATGTTTGCACATGTGTAATGTTTGGGTTTTACAACACAAAGTTCCTACTCATCTTGAATTTATGCATGCTTGATAATCCCTCGATGAGCCGAAACTCCAGAGATTAGAAACTATTTTCCTCTAAATCCTTTTAGTCTGATGGATGGCTGACAGGCTAACCTGAATCACTGTCTGATAAGAGTGAATTGACACTAGCAGCTTTGACTGGCCTCAGATTACCTTCCCAGATAAATTTCACTGTACCAGTCAGTAACACATCCTTATTGGATGACTGAATATTAGCTATATGTCTATGTACCTATATATCCCAAAGCTCAAAGGCGGCAAATGTTATGCAGGTTATTGCAGTGGAAGCTGCATATCGTTAACAGCATTTCTCAATATTCCAGTAGATACATCATGATTAACTGTATCTCGCACACAAGAATATATCCAAGGTAAATTCAATCCATTTTCCTGGGCAAGGGACAAATCCTATTCTCCCTTCCAACTCAGAAATCCAATGTACTACTATTACTACAAAACTTTATAAGAAATGATTGTGCAATCCACCAAAAATCACAAAGTCAGGAACAAGGGGACAGGCAATATTTAAGCACGCTTTCCCAACCGAGTCTGAGCCATCTGCTCTAGAAAAATAAAGCTACAGAACTAAGTCTGGCTTAGAAAAACACATAGGAATGAATAACTTGAATCACACAACCTTTGCCTTGAAATTATTGGGACAACTCACACACAAGTTTTCATTAGGAGATCAGAAACTCTTTATTGATGTAGTTCATGGTATAAATATTAACATGCAGTTCTTTAATATGGTCTTGCAGTGCCATGTCAGCTCTTCCCACCGCCTACAATAAGCTTTGGCATAAATTCAGACACCCActgtcttttcagaagaaagtaatttaaagGAAGTAGACAATTCCTCTATTTAATTTTCCCCTATTAAAGACAGTAGGCACAGTAGgtataaacaaaactgaaagtatGCAGTAGTTTGTAGTGTCTAAAGTACTGATTTGTTCTCTTCTAGGTAGTACCTGGGGATCCCTCTGGTAAAAATGAAACTGTGGTAGACGTGAATATTCTGACTTCACCTACCTTCACCATTGAAGTTCCTCCCAACTTAGACCCAAAGAGTGCTGAATTCATTGAATATGTAGCTGGGAAAGCACTGCAACTATATAAGCAGAATTTTTAAGTGGTAAGttcattccttctcctttcaTAGGGAACACAATTCTTTATAAGAGGTGTttacattgcaataaactttagtTGGAACAGGATTCAACAGGATTCAGTCATGGTATATTCAAGACCGTCTCCTCAGAAACGACACATTGATTGAGAGACAAACACAAGCATTacggaaaacaaaaacaaatgctcAATGTTCTAGCCTGCAAAACACAGCCATGATGATACTGAAAGACTTGACTTATTTAACTGTGAAACCCTCAATCTTTAAGTAACATCTGGGATGAGGTAATGTGATGATAAATGTTCCTTCAGAAAAGAATTGCCTCACAACCACAGTCTAGAGCCTTGGCATCGGAAACCATGTCTTTGTGTTCATTAATCAGGAATGAACTGGAATTACCACTATTcattatgttttttattttaggtgGTATTTAAGAGCATGCTCCTTATTACTTTTTATGATAAAGGACTGCAGAGCTAGAATCAGCATCAGGACTCAAAAGAGCTGTCTTACCACTACATTTTCCCATTAGGAGCGCTCTGCTCAGATTAAGTGTTAACAGTGTCCGCAGTTTGACTCGTAGGAACGTGCACAAAAAGATCCTTCTCATGGACTTGTAACCATTTTTGTAGAAGGGGCTCACAGAGGCCTCTCTCCATGCTTAAGAGATTTCCAGATGGGGAGGGAAGAaccaggcagagaggcagggggaaaaaaacgcTTCATATTCTCTAACCCCAGGGGGAATCTCCAGGAAAGACGGGGTGGTTTCAGGTGGCATCATGCTGCTGTGGGGCTAGCCAGCCACCCAGGGAAACCCAGGGGGCTCCGGGGTGCACAACTCTGGTGGCCTCCGACTCTCACAGGGGCCAGAGCCACAAGAGACGTGAGACCTACAGGCGAATCACTGCAGTGTCCCCCCAGCCTTCTGAGGAGGCACTAGATTTGGACATGGCTCCTCTTTAGGTCATGGGTGTCTGATATCCTCATCTCAGCAAATAGAGTATGACCTGAATGCACACAGAAGTCTCAGGAGGCATGTAAAAAGGATTCAACATTAACAAAgtagatgaagaaaagaaattttcgGCATTTTATATTGACTCTGGTTATACTTTTGAGGTCAGACTCACAGTTTTTGAATAGATGAAAGAAATCACTTCCACCAGAGAGGCTGAGGTGGGCTGCAGAATTTAGACAGAATATAATAAGCCTCACCATGAACTTTGATTAGGTAAATATTGGTGaaattatatgtatattatatttaaaacagaaactttaaaaaagtatttgtaaacatataaaataaaatgttcagcACAGTTTCTCTacagttttccttcaaaattctCTGTAATTTGTATGCAGTTATTGATGATATATAGTATTCCAGATCATGTAAGACTAATCTTCAAGGCCTAATGTGACAATATTAATTTCCTTAGTCTGATT contains:
- the CLUL1 gene encoding clusterin-like protein 1 — encoded protein: MKSSWLFIIYVLWLNGHQCAPTRQDEMNLRENLKLLSEVGEKYVDEEVKKALTGIKQMKTMMKRNEDKHVDLMKTLKKSSEEKQQALRLMDEVKERLEEEERQCQVSLKNLWDDCESCLESTCMRYYTTCKHGLSTFRRKVEDFLRKIPPLIFTFHEDQGKDVRFNEKPEKEDAQLVKMEDLFTQLLSDMGSIFDRSVIFFKQMQKEFDQSFQTFFMSDLDLNESPSMPALPEDTTRNNSSQKGWGIPGFLQIVFDFSKMVFEGVSEVITEVFDEYRDNKRNVPEQAKDADRSGMFSKIVSGHRRPLCRELWENSSGCLQFHERCQKCQGNLLHDCPNVPELHIKFDEAFKLVNLSGEQYEQILQVVQRHTEDTYYLLNKMKERFGWVSELSNMTIGPENIFNIVKVVPGDPSGKNETVVDVNILTSPTFTIEVPPNLDPKSAEFIEYVAGKALQLYKQNF